GCGCGGCGACGAGACAGATAAAGGGGGGCTTCGACAGGCGTGCCATCGGGTTCCGCGGGGGATAGATCAACTCATATAGCAGGAGCCCTGTTGGCGAGGGAACCCTGACGACGGCACCGTCAGCACCCGTCCTTGGCTATGTTTCACGGGATATAGCCGGTCACGATTGGTTGAGCCTGCAATCGATTGACGCACCGGCACCCGCAGACCAGACTTCGACCCAAGAAGGTTTCTGATGAACCGGGGCGGCGCTCCGGTCGCAGCCGTCAATGTCAAGGTTGCCGCAAGCGAACTGGCAAGCCCTGCCACTTCGCCAAGCACCGCAAGACGATCCCAGGGGAACGCCATGCCGAAGCTCTCGATCAACGGGAAGATCCACGACATCACCGTCGAGGACGATACGCCGCTGCTGTGGGTCATCCGCGAGCAGGTTGGTCTCACAGGAACCAAATATGGTTGCGGCGTTGCGGCTTGTGGAGCCTGCACGGTGCATATCGACGGGCAGCCGGTGCGCTCCTGCTCGATGCCGGTGAGCGCCGTGACTGAAACCCAAAAGATCACCACGATCGAGGGCCTGTCGGCGGATTCGACCCACGCCCTGCAAAAGGCCTGGGTGGCGCTCGACGTTCCCC
This region of Phreatobacter aquaticus genomic DNA includes:
- a CDS encoding (2Fe-2S)-binding protein; translated protein: MPKLSINGKIHDITVEDDTPLLWVIREQVGLTGTKYGCGVAACGACTVHIDGQPVRSCSMPVSAVTETQKITTIEGLSADSTHALQKAWVALDVPQCGYCQSGMIMAAAALLATNPKPTDADIDAEMTNICRCGTYNRVRAAIHMAANNG